Part of the Amycolatopsis sp. 195334CR genome is shown below.
GACCTGGTCCGCGTCGTGCGCGTTGTCCAGCAGCAACAGCATCCGCGCCCCGGCCAGCCTGCTGCGCAGCATCGCCGAGCGTTCCTCCACTGTGGAAGGAACGGCCTCGGCCGCCACACCGACCGCGCGCAGGAACCGGCCGAGCGCCGCGTCCGGGGTGACCGGGGTGTCCGCCGAATGCCCGCGCAGATCGAGGAACAGCTGCCCGTCGGGGAAGCGGTCGCGGACGCGGTGGGCCCAGTGCACCGCGAGCGAGGTCTTGCCCACCCCGGCGGCGCCTTCGATCACCGCGATCGCGGTGGAGCGTTCGTGCTGCCCGGCCAGGAACTCCCCGAGCTCGGCCAGTTCGCTGTCGCGGCCGGTGAACCGGGTCACGTCGAACGGCAGCTGCCGCGGCACCACTTCGCGGGTGTCCGGCGCGGGCGGGGCTTCGGCGGAGAGCAGTTCGAGGTGCAGGCGGCGCAGGCTCGCGCCCGGTTCCACGCCGAGCTCCTCGGCCAGCAGCTCCCGGAGTTTCGCGTACCTGGCCAGCGCTTCGGCGCGGCGGCCGGTGCGCGCCAGTTCGGCCACCAGCCGTTCCCACAACGACTCCCGCAGCGGGTAACGCGCGATCAGCTCGGTGAGTTCCGCGGCGAGATCGGTGCCCGCACCGGAAGCGGCGTCGAGATCGATGCGCCGCTCCACCGCGAGCAGGTACCGCTCGGTCAGCAGCGGCGCCCAATCCTCGGCCAGCGCCGGGGATCCGACGCCCTCCAGCGGGGTGCCGCGCCACAACGCCAGCGCGGCGGTGAGCGATTGCCGTTCGGCAACCGGATCCGGTTGCTCCATCGCCTCGTCGAGCAGCCGGAGGAAGCGCAGCGCGTCCACCCGATCGGGCGCGACGACGAGCCGGTAGCCGTCCGGTGCGGTGGCCACGGTTTCCTCGCCGATCAGGCGGCGCAGGCGCATGACGTAGGTGTGCAGGCTGCCGCGCACCCGGGCGGGCAGGCTTTCGCCCCAGACGAACCGGGCCAGCGAGTCGATCGAAACCGGGCGCCCCGCGGCCAACGCGAGCCCGGCGAGCAGCGCGCGCTGGCGCGCACTGGTCAGCGTTACCGGCGCACCCCCGATCGCGGCTTCGAACGAGCCCAGCAGCCGGATGTCGATGACCGCTACCTCCTCAGTCCGCGGTCGCGCGCCGCGGGTTACGACTCTAGCGAGGGGGAGGGAGCGGGCGCACTCTCATCAGCGCGCGGAGCGGGGCCGCCGGGGACCGCGGCCGGTGTCACGGAGGTGGCTTCCGGGGACGTCAGCCACCTTCGTGACCCTGCCCGGGGGGGGTGCGGACGCGGCAGGGCCCCGTGCCGGAAACTCCAGCACGGGGCCCTGCCGAGGTACCGCAGGCGAACCGCGAACTACTTCTTCTTCGCGGCGGTGGTGCGCTTGGCCGCGGTGGTCTTCTTCGCGGCGGTCGCCTTGGGCGCGGCCTTGGTGGTGGCCTTGGCGGCGGTGGTCTTCGCCGCTGCCTTCGGGGCCGCCTTGGCGGTGGTCTTCTTCGCCGTGGTCGCCTTGGCCGTGGTGGCCTTGGCGGCGGTCTTCGGCGCCGCCTTGGCAGCGGTACGGCTCGCGGCGGTGCTGCGCGTCGTGGTGGCGCGCGTGCGAGTCGTGGTGCTGCGGGTGGTGCTCGGACGGCTGGCCGTCGCCCGGGTGGTGGTGGCGCGAGTGGTGGTGCTCGCGGCACGGGTACCCGCGGTGGCGCGCTTGGCGGCGGTGACCTTCGGCAGCTTCTTCGCGCCGCTCACCACGTCCTTGAAGGTCGTGCCGGCGCGGAAGGCGGGCACGTTGGTCTTCTTGACGCGGACCGTCTCACCGGTACGCGGGTTCCGGGCGGTCCGGGCGGCGCGGGCGCGCTTCTCGAACACCCCGAAGCCGGTGATGTTCACCTTCTCGCCCTTGTTGACCGTCCGGATGATGATGTCGACGAGACCGTCGACCGCTTCCGATGCAACCTTTTTGTCGCCCAGGCGCTCCGACAGCGCCTCGATCAGCTGGGCCTTGTTGGCCATTCCGGTCCTCCAAGAAGAACTATCCGTACACGGCCTCCTTCGGCCGACTTGCGCACACGGTATTACCAATGCAGCACAAATTCCAAACGGCACGCGGAATTTTTCCCTTGTATCGGCGGTGGTTCCGCCTCTAGAGGGACCCTCAGCGGGGCTCCAGCGGGCCGTCTGGCACGGGTGTACCGCCCTCCGGCGGGGCCTGGATTCCCTTGTTGAGCAGGGAATCCCTGCAGCTCAGCCGCCCAGTGGGGTGGTCACCGGCTTCCAGGAGGGCCGGCCGGATTCGAACGAATCGATCTCATCGGCGTGTCGCAGGGTGAGAGCGATGTCATCCAGCCCCTCGAGCAGCCGCCAGCGGGTGTAGTCGTCGATCGCGAAGGGCGCGGTGAAGTCCTTGGCCCGTACGGTCTTCGCCTGGAGGTCCACCGAGACCTCCGTGCCGGGGTCGTTCTCGAGCAGCTTCCAGAGCAGCTCGACGTCCGACTGCTCGCACTGGGCGGCCAGCAGGCCCTGCTTGCCGGAGTTCCCCCGGAAGATGTCGGCGAACCGGGACGAGATGACCACGCGGAAGCCGTAGTTCATCAGCGCCCAGACCGCGTGCTCCCGGGAGGAGCCGGTGCCGAAGTCCGGCCCGGCGACCAGCACGCTGCCCGCCCGGAAGGGCTCCTGGTTCAGCACGAACTCGCTGTCCGAGCGCCAGGCGGCGAACAGCCCGTCCTCGAACCCGGTGCGGGTCACGCGCTTGAGGTAGACGGCCGGGATGATCTGGTCAGTGTCCACGTTGGACCGGCGCAGCGGCACGCCGACGCCGGTGTGGGTGGTGAAGGGGTCCATGGGTGCTCCTGGGGGGCGAGAGAAGGCTACTGGGCGGTACCGGCCGTTGCGGGGGCCAGGTCTTCCGGCGAGGAGAGCGTGCCGCGGACCGCGGTCGCGGCGGCCACCAGCGGCGAGACCAGGTGCGTCCGGCCCCCCTTGCCCTGCCTGCCCTCGAAGTTCCGGTTGGAGGTCGACGCGCTGCGCTCCCCCGGCTTGAGCTGGTCCGGGTTCATCCCCAGGCACATCGAACAGCCCGCCTGCCGCCATTCGGCCCCGGCGTCGGTGAAGATCTTGTTCAGCCCCTCGGCTTCGGCGGCCTGGCGCACCCGCATCGAGCCCGGCACCACCAGCATCCGCACGTTCTCGGCCACCTTGTGCCCGGCCAGCACCGCCGCGGCGGCCCGCAGGTCCTCGATCCGGCCGTTCGTGCACGAGCCGAGGAAGACGGTGTCCACCTGGATCTCACGCAGCGGGGTGCCCGGCTTGAGGTCCATATAGGACAGGGCCTTCTCGGCGGCGAACCGCTCGTTCTCGTCGGCGATCCGCTCGGGGTCGGGCACCGACTCGCCCAGCGGCAGGCCCTGGCCGGGGTTGGTGCCCCAGGTCACGAACGGGGTGAGCGAGTCGGCGTCGAGGTGCACCTCGGCGTCGAACTCCGCGTCGTCGTCGGTCCGCAGCTCGCGCCAGTTGGCCACCGCGGCGTCCCAGTCCGCGCCGGTCGGTGCGTGCGGACGGCCTTCGAGGTAGTCGAAGGTGACCTGGTCCGGTGCGATCATCCCGGCGCGGGCGCCCGCCTCGATCGACATGTTGCAGACGGTCATGCGGGCTTCCATGGACAGCGCCTCGATCGCGCTGCCGCGGTACTCGAGCACGTAGCCCTGCCCGCCGCCGGTGCCGATCTTGGCGATCACCGCGAGGATGATGTCCTT
Proteins encoded:
- a CDS encoding HU family DNA-binding protein translates to MANKAQLIEALSERLGDKKVASEAVDGLVDIIIRTVNKGEKVNITGFGVFEKRARAARTARNPRTGETVRVKKTNVPAFRAGTTFKDVVSGAKKLPKVTAAKRATAGTRAASTTTRATTTRATASRPSTTRSTTTRTRATTTRSTAASRTAAKAAPKTAAKATTAKATTAKKTTAKAAPKAAAKTTAAKATTKAAPKATAAKKTTAAKRTTAAKKK
- the leuD gene encoding 3-isopropylmalate dehydratase small subunit; translation: MDPFTTHTGVGVPLRRSNVDTDQIIPAVYLKRVTRTGFEDGLFAAWRSDSEFVLNQEPFRAGSVLVAGPDFGTGSSREHAVWALMNYGFRVVISSRFADIFRGNSGKQGLLAAQCEQSDVELLWKLLENDPGTEVSVDLQAKTVRAKDFTAPFAIDDYTRWRLLEGLDDIALTLRHADEIDSFESGRPSWKPVTTPLGG
- the leuC gene encoding 3-isopropylmalate dehydratase large subunit gives rise to the protein MSKTRGRTLAEKVWDAHVVRRGEGAEPDLLYIDLHLVHEVTSPQAFDGLRLAGRPVRRPDLTIATEDHNVPTVDIELPIADPVSRTQVDTLRRNCKEFGVRLHPMGDAEQGIVHVIGPQLGLTQPGTTVVCGDSHTSTHGAFGAMAFGIGTSEVEHVLATQTLPLRPFKTMAINVDGQLRPGVTAKDIILAVIAKIGTGGGQGYVLEYRGSAIEALSMEARMTVCNMSIEAGARAGMIAPDQVTFDYLEGRPHAPTGADWDAAVANWRELRTDDDAEFDAEVHLDADSLTPFVTWGTNPGQGLPLGESVPDPERIADENERFAAEKALSYMDLKPGTPLREIQVDTVFLGSCTNGRIEDLRAAAAVLAGHKVAENVRMLVVPGSMRVRQAAEAEGLNKIFTDAGAEWRQAGCSMCLGMNPDQLKPGERSASTSNRNFEGRQGKGGRTHLVSPLVAAATAVRGTLSSPEDLAPATAGTAQ